The Streptomyces sp. NBC_00670 genome window below encodes:
- a CDS encoding alpha/beta hydrolase: MTDTTGPRPVLEPAAQEFVEATANPPYLFDLGPAEGRKTVDEVQSGEIEKPAVDEEWITVPGGPTGSVRARLVRPAGVSGTLPVILYIHGAGWVFGNAHTHDRLVRELAVGAGAAVVFPEYDLSPEARYPVAIEQNYAVAQWIVREGAAKELDATRLAVVGDSVGGNMSAALTLMAKERGDVPLVQQVLFYPVTDARFDTASYDQFAEGYFLRRDGMRWFWDQYTTDEAERARITASPLRATTEQLTGLPPALVITGEADVLRDEGEAYANKLREAGVPVTAVRYQGIIHDFVMLNALRGTQAAGAAIAQAIGTLRKAFGEV, from the coding sequence ATGACCGACACCACCGGCCCCCGCCCGGTCCTGGAGCCCGCCGCACAGGAGTTCGTCGAGGCCACGGCCAATCCGCCCTATCTGTTCGACCTCGGCCCGGCCGAGGGCCGCAAGACCGTCGACGAGGTGCAGTCCGGTGAGATCGAGAAGCCGGCGGTCGACGAGGAGTGGATCACCGTCCCCGGCGGTCCCACGGGCAGCGTGCGGGCCCGGCTCGTCCGCCCCGCGGGCGTCAGCGGCACGCTCCCGGTGATCCTCTACATCCACGGCGCCGGGTGGGTGTTCGGAAACGCCCACACCCACGACCGGCTGGTCCGCGAGCTCGCCGTCGGTGCCGGTGCGGCCGTCGTCTTCCCCGAGTACGACCTCTCGCCCGAGGCCCGCTACCCGGTCGCCATCGAGCAGAACTACGCCGTGGCCCAGTGGATCGTCCGCGAGGGCGCCGCCAAGGAGCTGGACGCCACGCGTCTCGCCGTGGTCGGCGACTCCGTCGGCGGCAACATGAGCGCCGCGCTGACCCTCATGGCCAAGGAGCGCGGTGACGTGCCCCTCGTCCAGCAGGTGCTGTTCTACCCGGTGACCGACGCGCGCTTCGACACCGCCTCGTACGACCAGTTCGCCGAGGGGTACTTCCTGCGGCGGGACGGCATGCGGTGGTTCTGGGACCAGTACACGACCGACGAGGCCGAGCGCGCCCGGATCACGGCGTCCCCGCTGCGCGCCACCACCGAACAGCTCACCGGTCTGCCGCCGGCCCTCGTCATCACGGGCGAGGCGGACGTGCTGCGCGACGAGGGCGAGGCGTACGCCAACAAGCTGCGCGAGGCGGGCGTCCCGGTCACCGCCGTGCGCTACCAGGGCATCATCCACGACTTCGTGATGCTCAACGCGCTGCGCGGCACGCAGGCGGCGGGCGCGGCGATCGCCCAGGCGATCGGCACGCTGCGCAAGGCCTTCGGCGAGGTGTGA
- a CDS encoding GntR family transcriptional regulator, which translates to MTRTAAGAPAPAGDLAFTLDRGSPVPLYHQLAEQLTAAIERGSLGPGSLLGNEVDLAGRLGLSRPTVRQALQSLVDKGLLVRRRGVGTQVVHTRVRRPLELSSLYDDLESAGQSPATRVLRNEVGPAPAEVAAALGVAEGAGVHRLERLRLTHGRPVAHLTNFVPEGLLELDTGRLEATGLYRLLRAAGLTLHSAHQTVGAVSATAEEAARLEEPEGAALLTMRRTAYDHTGRALEYGSHQYRGSRYTLDFQLLARS; encoded by the coding sequence ATGACCCGTACGGCGGCCGGGGCGCCGGCGCCTGCCGGCGACCTCGCCTTCACGCTGGACCGCGGCAGTCCCGTCCCGCTCTACCACCAGCTCGCCGAGCAGCTCACGGCGGCGATCGAGCGGGGCTCGCTCGGCCCCGGCAGCCTGCTCGGCAACGAGGTGGACCTCGCCGGGCGGCTCGGGCTGTCCCGGCCGACGGTCCGCCAGGCCCTGCAGTCGCTGGTGGACAAGGGGCTCCTCGTCCGCCGGCGGGGCGTGGGCACGCAGGTGGTGCACACCAGGGTGCGGCGCCCGCTGGAGCTGAGCAGCCTGTACGACGACCTGGAGAGCGCCGGGCAGTCCCCCGCCACCCGGGTGCTGCGCAACGAGGTCGGCCCGGCCCCGGCGGAGGTGGCCGCCGCGCTGGGCGTCGCCGAGGGGGCCGGGGTGCACCGCCTGGAACGGCTGCGGCTCACCCACGGCCGGCCGGTGGCGCATCTGACCAACTTCGTCCCCGAGGGGCTGCTGGAGCTGGACACCGGGCGGCTGGAGGCGACCGGCCTGTACCGGCTGCTGCGGGCCGCCGGGCTCACGCTGCACAGCGCGCACCAGACGGTCGGCGCGGTCTCGGCCACCGCCGAGGAGGCGGCTCGCCTCGAGGAGCCCGAGGGGGCCGCCCTGCTGACGATGCGGCGCACGGCGTACGACCACACGGGGCGGGCGCTGGAGTACGGCTCGCACCAGTACCGGGGGTCGCGCTACACGCTGGACTTCCAGTTGCTGGCGCGTTCCTGA
- a CDS encoding CoA-acylating methylmalonate-semialdehyde dehydrogenase, with protein sequence MNAPAHTAPQTVSHWIDGRPAASASGRSGPVYNPATGAEARRVAFASVQEVDIAVAAAKAAYAEWSRTSLARRTAVLFTFRELLDAHRDEIAALITAEHGKVHSDALGEIARGMEIVELACGIPAHLKGELSTQVSTRVDVATLRQPLGVVAGITPFNFPAMVPMWMFPVAIACGNTFVLKPSEKDPSASLRLAALLTEAGLPDGVFNVVQGDKAAVDRLLEHPDIAAVSFVGSTPIAKYVQLKAVEHGKRVQALGGAKNHMLVLPDADLDLAADQAINAAYGSAGERCMAVSVVVAVGSIGDELVSRIAERAKALRIGPGDDPASEMGPLITREHRDKVAAYVAGAADQGAEVVVDGTGYTVPGHEDGFFTGVSLLDRVPVTADVYREEIFGPVLCVVRAETYDEAIELINGSRWGNGTAIFTRDGGAARRFQLEVEAGMVGVNVPIPVPVGHHSFGGWKDSLFGDLHIYGNDGVAFYTRGKTVTTRWPDPSDGGINLGFPSHS encoded by the coding sequence GTGAACGCCCCCGCGCACACCGCCCCGCAGACCGTGAGCCACTGGATCGACGGCAGGCCGGCCGCCTCCGCCTCCGGCCGCTCCGGCCCCGTCTACAACCCGGCCACCGGCGCCGAGGCCCGCCGGGTCGCCTTCGCCTCCGTCCAGGAGGTGGACATCGCCGTCGCCGCCGCGAAGGCCGCCTACGCCGAGTGGAGCCGGACCTCGCTGGCGCGGCGCACGGCGGTGCTGTTCACGTTCCGCGAGCTGCTGGACGCCCACCGCGACGAGATCGCCGCGCTGATCACCGCCGAGCACGGCAAGGTGCACTCCGACGCGCTCGGCGAGATCGCGCGCGGCATGGAGATCGTCGAGCTGGCCTGCGGCATCCCCGCCCACCTCAAGGGCGAGTTGTCCACCCAGGTCTCCACCCGCGTCGACGTGGCCACCCTGCGCCAGCCGCTGGGCGTGGTCGCCGGCATCACGCCGTTCAACTTCCCGGCGATGGTGCCGATGTGGATGTTCCCCGTCGCGATCGCCTGCGGCAACACCTTCGTGCTCAAGCCGAGCGAGAAGGACCCCTCGGCCTCCCTCCGGCTCGCCGCGCTGCTGACCGAGGCGGGGCTGCCGGACGGCGTGTTCAACGTCGTCCAGGGGGACAAGGCGGCCGTCGACCGGCTCCTCGAACACCCCGACATCGCCGCCGTCTCCTTCGTCGGTTCCACCCCGATCGCCAAGTACGTCCAGCTCAAGGCGGTCGAGCACGGCAAGCGGGTGCAGGCGCTCGGCGGCGCCAAGAACCACATGCTGGTCCTGCCCGACGCCGACCTCGACCTCGCCGCCGACCAGGCCATCAACGCGGCCTACGGCTCGGCGGGCGAGCGGTGCATGGCCGTGTCGGTGGTGGTCGCCGTCGGAAGCATCGGCGACGAGCTGGTGTCGCGCATCGCCGAGCGGGCCAAGGCGCTGCGCATCGGCCCCGGCGACGACCCGGCCAGCGAGATGGGCCCACTGATCACCCGCGAGCACCGCGACAAGGTGGCCGCGTACGTGGCGGGCGCGGCGGACCAGGGCGCCGAGGTCGTCGTCGACGGCACCGGGTACACCGTCCCCGGCCACGAGGACGGCTTCTTCACCGGCGTCTCGCTGCTCGACCGGGTGCCGGTGACGGCGGACGTCTACCGCGAGGAGATCTTCGGCCCGGTGCTGTGCGTGGTCCGCGCGGAGACGTACGACGAGGCGATCGAGCTGATCAACGGCTCCCGCTGGGGCAACGGCACGGCCATCTTCACCCGGGACGGCGGCGCCGCCCGCCGCTTCCAGCTGGAGGTGGAGGCGGGCATGGTCGGCGTCAACGTGCCGATCCCGGTGCCGGTGGGCCACCACTCCTTCGGCGGCTGGAAGGACTCCCTCTTCGGCGATCTGCACATCTACGGCAACGACGGCGTCGCCTTCTACACCCGGGGCAAGACGGTCACCACCCGCTGGCCCGACCCGTCCGACGGCGGCATCAACCTCGGCTTCCCGAGCCACTCATGA
- the iolD gene encoding 3D-(3,5/4)-trihydroxycyclohexane-1,2-dione acylhydrolase (decyclizing), with product MSPSPRVRLTVAQALVRFLAAQYTERDGTRRRLIAGTWGIFGHGNVAGVGQALVEYAGVMPYHQGRNEQAMVHAAVGYARQLNRLSAQAVTTSIGPGATNLVTGAALATVNRLPVLLLPGDHFATRPADPLLQQLEHPSGADVTVNDALRPVSRFFDRITRPEALIASALQAMRVLTDPAETGAVTLALPQDVQAEAYDWPEEFFADRVWHVRRPEPDPAELAEAVRLIRAARRPLLVAGGGVHHSEAEDALKALVDATGIPVASTQAGKGSLRHDHPADLGGIGHTGTAVSDALAREADLVIGVGTRYSDFTTASGTLFQHPDVRFVNLNVTAFDAHKLAARTLVADARSGLAALTVALADHRVEAGYEAEYRAGKERWEQVVAAAFAADDDAVPTQTQVLGALDAVVGDTDVVINAAGSLPGDLHKLWRARSPRQYHLEYGYSCMGYEIPAGIGVQQAAPEAVVWSLVGDGTYLMMPTEIVTAVQEGLPVNLVLLQNHGYASIGGLSEETGGERYGTAYRYRAADGTFTGDPLPVDLAANAASLGMDVLRAKTVRELRDALATARASDRPTCVYVETDPAATAPPAEAWWDVPVAGTAGRAAAVAARERYDRQVATRRRHL from the coding sequence ATGAGCCCTTCCCCGCGCGTCCGTCTGACCGTCGCCCAGGCCCTGGTGCGGTTCCTCGCCGCCCAGTACACCGAACGCGACGGCACCCGCCGGCGGCTGATCGCCGGCACCTGGGGCATCTTCGGCCACGGCAACGTCGCGGGCGTCGGCCAGGCGCTGGTGGAGTACGCGGGAGTGATGCCGTACCACCAGGGCCGCAACGAACAGGCCATGGTGCACGCGGCGGTCGGGTACGCCCGGCAGCTGAACCGGCTCTCCGCGCAGGCCGTCACCACCTCGATCGGCCCCGGCGCCACCAACCTCGTCACCGGCGCCGCGCTCGCCACCGTCAACCGGCTACCGGTGCTGCTGCTCCCCGGCGACCACTTCGCCACCCGCCCCGCCGACCCGCTGCTCCAGCAGCTGGAGCACCCGTCCGGCGCGGACGTCACCGTCAACGACGCGCTGCGCCCGGTCTCCCGGTTCTTCGACCGGATCACCCGCCCGGAGGCGCTGATCGCCTCCGCGCTCCAGGCGATGCGCGTGCTCACCGACCCGGCCGAGACCGGCGCGGTCACCCTCGCCCTCCCCCAGGACGTGCAGGCCGAGGCGTACGACTGGCCCGAGGAGTTCTTCGCCGACCGCGTGTGGCACGTACGGCGCCCCGAACCCGACCCGGCCGAACTGGCCGAGGCGGTACGGCTGATCAGGGCCGCCCGGCGCCCGCTGCTCGTCGCGGGCGGCGGGGTCCACCACAGCGAGGCCGAGGACGCGCTCAAGGCCCTGGTGGACGCCACCGGCATCCCGGTCGCCTCCACCCAGGCGGGCAAGGGGTCACTGCGCCACGACCACCCGGCCGACCTCGGCGGCATCGGCCACACCGGCACCGCGGTCTCCGACGCGCTCGCCCGCGAGGCCGACCTGGTGATCGGCGTCGGCACCCGCTACTCCGACTTCACCACCGCCTCCGGGACGCTCTTCCAGCACCCGGACGTCCGGTTCGTCAACCTCAACGTCACCGCCTTCGACGCCCACAAGCTCGCCGCCCGCACGCTCGTCGCCGACGCCCGCAGCGGCCTCGCGGCGCTCACCGTGGCGCTGGCCGACCATCGCGTCGAGGCCGGGTACGAGGCGGAGTACCGGGCCGGCAAGGAGCGCTGGGAGCAGGTCGTGGCCGCCGCGTTCGCGGCCGACGACGACGCGGTGCCCACCCAGACGCAGGTGCTCGGCGCCCTGGACGCGGTCGTCGGGGACACGGACGTGGTGATCAACGCGGCCGGTTCGCTCCCCGGTGACCTGCACAAACTGTGGCGGGCCCGGTCTCCCCGTCAGTACCACCTGGAGTACGGCTACTCCTGCATGGGGTACGAGATCCCGGCCGGCATCGGCGTCCAGCAGGCCGCCCCCGAGGCGGTGGTGTGGTCGCTGGTCGGCGACGGCACGTACCTGATGATGCCGACCGAGATCGTCACCGCCGTCCAGGAGGGGTTGCCGGTCAACCTGGTGCTGTTGCAGAACCACGGCTACGCCTCCATCGGCGGCCTGTCCGAGGAGACCGGCGGCGAGCGCTACGGCACCGCGTACCGGTACCGCGCCGCCGACGGCACCTTCACCGGCGATCCGCTGCCGGTGGACCTCGCCGCCAACGCCGCCAGCCTCGGCATGGACGTCCTGCGCGCCAAGACCGTGCGGGAGCTGCGCGACGCCCTGGCGACGGCCCGCGCCTCCGACCGGCCGACCTGCGTGTACGTCGAGACCGACCCGGCGGCGACGGCTCCCCCGGCCGAGGCGTGGTGGGACGTGCCCGTCGCCGGGACCGCGGGCCGCGCGGCCGCCGTCGCCGCCCGCGAGCGCTACGACCGCCAGGTCGCCACCCGCCGCCGCCACCTCTGA
- a CDS encoding Cgl0159 family (beta/alpha)8-fold protein: MSSISIPDLVAVRVRRPEAIAEAAARRARRPLIGDSGRLMIVAADHPARGALGVGGDRLAMANRADLLHRLCTALSRPGVDGVLATADVLEDLLLLGALENKVVMGSMNRGGLAGAAFEMDDRFTGYRAEDIERSGLDAGKLLLRIDYDDPGSLRTLESAARAVDAMAARRLPVFVEPFLSRRVDGRVRNDLSADAVTRSIAIASGLGGTSAHTWLKLPVTEDPDDMAGVLETSTLPVVLLGGEVGPDQDVAYERWRKALRLPTVQGLVVGRSLLYPASGSVEAAVDTAVGLL, from the coding sequence TTGAGCAGCATCAGCATCCCCGACCTGGTCGCGGTACGCGTCCGCCGTCCCGAGGCCATAGCCGAGGCGGCGGCCCGGCGCGCCCGGCGGCCGCTGATCGGCGACAGCGGCCGACTGATGATCGTCGCCGCCGACCACCCGGCCCGCGGCGCCCTCGGCGTCGGCGGCGACCGGCTGGCCATGGCCAACCGCGCCGATCTGCTGCACCGGCTGTGCACCGCGCTGTCCCGGCCGGGGGTGGACGGGGTGCTGGCCACCGCGGACGTCCTGGAGGACCTGCTGCTGCTCGGCGCCCTGGAGAACAAGGTCGTCATGGGTTCGATGAACCGCGGCGGCCTCGCGGGCGCCGCCTTCGAGATGGACGACCGCTTCACCGGCTACCGCGCCGAGGACATCGAACGCTCCGGCCTCGACGCGGGCAAGCTGCTGCTGCGCATCGACTACGACGACCCCGGCTCGCTGCGCACCCTGGAGTCCGCCGCCCGCGCGGTCGACGCCATGGCCGCCCGGCGGCTGCCGGTCTTCGTCGAGCCGTTCCTCTCCCGCCGGGTGGACGGCCGGGTCCGCAACGACCTGAGCGCCGACGCCGTCACCCGCTCGATCGCCATCGCCTCGGGACTCGGCGGCACCTCCGCCCACACCTGGCTCAAACTGCCCGTGACCGAGGACCCGGACGACATGGCCGGCGTCCTGGAGACCTCCACGCTGCCCGTGGTACTCCTCGGCGGTGAGGTCGGCCCGGACCAGGACGTCGCCTACGAGAGATGGCGCAAGGCGCTGCGGCTGCCCACCGTGCAGGGTCTGGTCGTCGGCCGCTCGCTGCTCTACCCGGCGTCGGGCAGTGTGGAGGCGGCGGTGGACACGGCGGTGGGACTGCTGTGA
- the iolC gene encoding 5-dehydro-2-deoxygluconokinase: MPLPTGSSPADASADTSSASFDLLTMGRIGVDLYPLQTGVPLSEVESFGKFLGGSAANVAVAAARLGRASAVLTRTGDDPFGAYLHTALREFGVDDRFVTPVAGEQTPVTFCEIFPPDDFPLYFYRRPKAPDLQITAAELDLAAIRSARIFWITGTGLSEEPSRSATLAALRARARAGTTVFDLDWRPMFWHDPETARPYYAEALRHATVAVGNLDECEIATGVREPRACAEALLAAGVELAVVKQGPKGVLAVHRDGTEAEMEPVPVEVVNGLGAGDAFGGALCHGLLSGWALERTMRYANAAGALVASRLACSAAMPTPAEVEDLLTGGRPAPPRA, from the coding sequence ATGCCCCTGCCCACCGGTTCCTCGCCCGCCGATGCCTCCGCCGACACCTCCTCCGCGTCCTTCGACCTGCTCACCATGGGACGCATCGGGGTCGATCTTTACCCCTTGCAGACCGGAGTGCCACTGTCCGAGGTGGAATCGTTCGGGAAGTTCCTCGGCGGCAGCGCGGCCAACGTGGCGGTGGCCGCCGCGCGCCTGGGCCGGGCGAGCGCCGTCCTCACCCGCACCGGCGACGACCCCTTCGGCGCCTATCTGCACACCGCGCTGCGCGAGTTCGGCGTCGACGACCGGTTCGTCACCCCGGTCGCGGGCGAGCAGACGCCGGTGACGTTCTGCGAGATCTTCCCGCCGGACGACTTCCCGCTGTACTTCTACCGCCGCCCCAAGGCCCCCGACCTGCAGATCACCGCCGCCGAGCTGGACCTCGCCGCGATCCGCTCGGCGCGGATCTTCTGGATCACCGGCACCGGGCTGAGCGAGGAGCCCAGCCGCTCGGCCACCCTGGCCGCCCTGCGGGCCCGGGCCAGGGCCGGCACCACCGTCTTCGACCTCGACTGGCGGCCGATGTTCTGGCACGACCCGGAGACCGCCCGCCCGTACTACGCAGAAGCCCTGCGGCACGCCACCGTCGCCGTCGGCAACCTCGACGAGTGCGAGATCGCCACCGGGGTGCGCGAGCCGCGCGCCTGCGCCGAGGCACTGCTGGCCGCCGGGGTCGAACTCGCCGTCGTCAAGCAGGGACCCAAGGGCGTCCTCGCCGTCCACCGCGACGGCACCGAGGCCGAGATGGAGCCGGTGCCGGTGGAGGTCGTCAACGGCCTCGGCGCGGGCGACGCCTTCGGCGGGGCGCTCTGCCACGGTCTGCTCTCCGGCTGGGCGCTGGAGAGGACCATGCGGTACGCCAACGCGGCCGGGGCGCTCGTCGCCTCCCGCCTCGCCTGCTCCGCCGCGATGCCGACGCCCGCCGAGGTCGAGGATCTCCTCACCGGCGGCCGCCCCGCGCCGCCGAGGGCCTGA
- a CDS encoding sugar ABC transporter substrate-binding protein produces the protein MDRTNHPRSRRVALVATAAISALLIAGCSSSSGGKKAEDDAKGAAAGKASTPRMTVALVTHQAPGDTFWDIVRKGAEAAAAKDNIKLIYSSDPSAGNQANLVQNAVDQKVDGIAVTLAKPDAMKDVIGKAGDADIPVVGLNSGLADWKKLGLLEFFGQDESVAGEAFGKKLNEVGAKKAVCVVHEQGNVGLTQRCDGVKKTFDGDIENLYVNGTDMPSVKSTITAKLKQDTSIDHVVTLGAPFAMTATQSVGDAGSKAKIATFDLNKDLTGAIKKGTIEFAVDQQPYLQGYLAVDSLWLYKNNGNYSGGGEQPVLTGPAFVDKSNVDKISEFAAKGTR, from the coding sequence ATGGACCGCACGAATCACCCCCGCTCCCGCAGAGTCGCGCTCGTCGCCACGGCGGCGATATCGGCCCTGCTGATAGCCGGCTGCTCCAGCAGCTCGGGCGGGAAGAAGGCCGAGGACGACGCCAAGGGCGCCGCCGCGGGCAAGGCGAGCACCCCCCGCATGACGGTCGCGCTGGTCACCCACCAGGCGCCCGGCGACACGTTCTGGGACATCGTCCGCAAGGGTGCCGAGGCCGCCGCCGCCAAGGACAACATCAAGCTGATCTACTCCTCCGACCCGAGCGCGGGCAACCAGGCCAACCTGGTGCAGAACGCCGTCGACCAGAAGGTCGACGGCATCGCCGTCACCCTGGCCAAGCCCGACGCCATGAAGGACGTCATCGGCAAGGCCGGCGACGCGGACATCCCCGTTGTCGGCCTCAACTCCGGTCTCGCCGACTGGAAGAAGCTCGGCCTGCTGGAGTTCTTCGGGCAGGACGAGAGCGTGGCGGGCGAGGCGTTCGGCAAGAAGCTCAACGAGGTCGGCGCCAAGAAGGCCGTCTGCGTCGTCCACGAACAGGGCAACGTCGGCCTCACCCAGCGCTGCGACGGCGTGAAGAAGACCTTCGACGGCGACATCGAGAACCTCTACGTCAACGGCACCGACATGCCGTCCGTGAAGTCCACGATCACCGCCAAGCTCAAGCAGGACACCTCCATCGACCACGTCGTCACGCTCGGCGCCCCGTTCGCCATGACGGCCACGCAGTCCGTCGGCGACGCCGGCAGCAAGGCGAAGATCGCCACCTTCGACCTCAACAAGGACCTCACCGGCGCCATCAAGAAGGGCACCATCGAGTTCGCCGTCGACCAGCAGCCCTACCTCCAGGGCTACCTCGCCGTGGACTCCCTGTGGCTGTACAAGAACAACGGCAACTACAGCGGCGGCGGTGAGCAGCCGGTGCTGACCGGCCCGGCCTTCGTCGACAAGTCCAACGTCGACAAGATCTCGGAGTTCGCCGCGAAGGGCACCCGGTGA
- a CDS encoding ABC transporter permease: protein MGMTQQAAPAADSPPASGSGQRDGRTRQRSLALRLLARPEVGVFLGAVAVFVFFFVMAPTVRQGSSMATVLYQASTIGIMALPVALLMIGGEFDLSAGVAVISSALTAAMISFQLTMNVWVGVLVALVLSLAVGAFNGWMMVRTGLPSFLVTLGTFLGLQGVNLAVTKLVTGNVATDDISDMDGFDQAKSVFSSSFHLGDVQVKITVVWWLVFAALATWVLLRTKYGNWIFAVGGNQDSARAVGVPVRFTKISLFMLVGFGAWFVGMHQLFAFNTVQSGEGVGQELIYIAAAVIGGCLLTGGYGSAIGPVFGAFMFGMVSQGIVFAGWNPDWFKAFLGVMLLGATLINLWVRQSAARR from the coding sequence ATGGGCATGACCCAGCAGGCAGCGCCGGCGGCGGACTCGCCGCCGGCCTCCGGCTCCGGGCAGCGCGACGGCCGTACCCGGCAGCGCTCGCTGGCGCTGCGGCTGCTCGCCCGGCCCGAGGTCGGCGTCTTCCTCGGCGCCGTCGCGGTGTTCGTGTTCTTCTTCGTGATGGCGCCGACCGTGCGCCAGGGCAGCTCGATGGCCACCGTCCTCTACCAGGCGTCCACCATCGGCATCATGGCCCTCCCCGTGGCGCTGCTGATGATCGGCGGCGAGTTCGACCTGTCGGCCGGTGTCGCCGTGATCAGCTCGGCGCTGACCGCGGCCATGATCAGCTTCCAGCTCACCATGAACGTCTGGGTGGGCGTGCTCGTCGCGCTGGTGCTCTCCCTGGCCGTCGGGGCCTTCAACGGCTGGATGATGGTCCGCACCGGACTGCCCAGCTTCCTGGTGACCCTCGGCACCTTCCTCGGCCTCCAGGGCGTCAACCTGGCCGTCACCAAGCTGGTCACCGGCAACGTCGCCACCGACGACATCAGCGACATGGACGGCTTCGACCAGGCCAAGAGCGTCTTCTCCTCCTCCTTCCACCTCGGCGACGTCCAGGTGAAGATCACCGTGGTGTGGTGGCTGGTGTTCGCCGCGCTGGCCACCTGGGTGCTGCTGCGTACCAAGTACGGCAACTGGATCTTCGCCGTCGGCGGCAACCAGGACAGCGCCCGCGCGGTCGGCGTGCCGGTGAGGTTCACCAAGATCTCGCTGTTCATGCTGGTCGGCTTCGGCGCCTGGTTCGTCGGCATGCACCAGCTGTTCGCGTTCAACACCGTGCAGTCCGGCGAGGGCGTCGGCCAGGAGCTCATCTACATCGCCGCCGCCGTGATCGGCGGCTGTCTGCTCACCGGCGGCTACGGCTCCGCGATCGGGCCGGTCTTCGGCGCCTTCATGTTCGGCATGGTGAGCCAGGGCATCGTCTTCGCCGGCTGGAACCCCGACTGGTTCAAGGCCTTCCTCGGCGTGATGCTCCTCGGGGCCACCCTCATCAATCTGTGGGTCCGCCAGTCGGCGGCCCGGAGGTGA
- a CDS encoding ATP-binding cassette domain-containing protein has protein sequence MTTADPKKSTAPADADVSPLVELRGAGKSYGNIRALHGVDLTVHPGRVTCVLGDNGAGKSTLIKIISGLHQHTEGEFLVDGAPVRFGTPREALAKGIATVYQDLATVPLMPVWRNFFLGSEMTKGPWPVRRLDIARMKRTADEELRNMGIVLDDLEQPIGTLSGGQRQSVAIARAVYFGARVLILDEPTAALGVKQSGVVLKYIAAARDRGLGVIFITHNPHHAYMVGDHFSVLRLGTLELSAARSEVSLEELTNHMAGGAELAALKHELAQVSGVDVEELPGTPDVQAPVKATGNP, from the coding sequence ATGACCACCGCTGACCCCAAGAAGAGCACCGCACCGGCCGACGCGGACGTCTCACCGCTCGTCGAACTGCGCGGCGCCGGGAAGTCGTACGGCAACATCCGCGCCCTGCACGGCGTCGACCTCACCGTCCACCCCGGCCGGGTGACCTGCGTGCTCGGCGACAACGGCGCCGGCAAGTCCACCCTCATCAAGATCATCTCCGGGCTGCACCAGCACACCGAGGGCGAGTTCCTCGTCGACGGCGCCCCCGTCCGGTTCGGCACCCCGCGCGAGGCCCTCGCCAAGGGCATCGCCACCGTCTACCAGGACCTCGCCACCGTGCCGCTGATGCCGGTGTGGCGGAACTTCTTCCTCGGCTCCGAGATGACCAAGGGCCCCTGGCCCGTACGGCGCCTCGACATCGCCCGCATGAAGCGGACCGCCGACGAGGAACTGCGCAACATGGGCATCGTCCTGGACGACCTGGAACAGCCCATCGGCACCCTCTCCGGCGGCCAGCGCCAGTCCGTCGCCATCGCCCGCGCCGTCTACTTCGGCGCCCGCGTCCTCATCCTCGACGAGCCCACCGCCGCCCTCGGCGTCAAGCAGTCCGGGGTGGTCCTCAAGTACATCGCCGCCGCCCGCGACCGCGGCCTCGGCGTCATCTTCATCACCCACAACCCCCACCACGCCTACATGGTCGGCGACCACTTCAGCGTGCTGCGCCTCGGCACCCTGGAACTGTCCGCCGCCCGCAGCGAGGTGAGCCTGGAGGAACTGACCAACCACATGGCGGGCGGCGCGGAACTGGCCGCCCTCAAGCACGAACTCGCACAGGTCAGCGGCGTGGACGTCGAGGAACTCCCCGGGACTCCGGACGTCCAGGCACCGGTGAAGGCAACAGGCAACCCCTGA